A single region of the Micropterus dolomieu isolate WLL.071019.BEF.003 ecotype Adirondacks linkage group LG18, ASM2129224v1, whole genome shotgun sequence genome encodes:
- the LOC123956637 gene encoding mitochondrial tRNA methylthiotransferase CDK5RAP1-like, producing MRRGYTRETYLDLVKNIKRIIPEVSLSSDFISGFCGETEDDHHQTLSLIRNVGYNVGFLFAYSMRKKTYASHRLQDDVPAEVKQQRLEECISVFREEAARVNAALIGSTQLVLVEGESKRSVRDLCGRTDGNVKVVFPKEDVAVQPAESNTAQVNAGDYVLVKILSANSQSLRGRALSHSSLRSTVKHSETLPRHQLDEGKTSTLPPSLE from the exons ATGCGCCGTGG CTACACAAGAGAAACCTACCTCGATCTTGTGAAGAACATCAAGAGAATAATCCCAG AGGTGAGTCTCAGCAGTGACTTCATCTCAGGCTTCTGTGGCGAAACAGAGGACGACCACCATCAGACACTGTCTCTGATCAGAAACGTGGGCTACAATGTGGGATTCCTGTTTGCCTACAGCATGAGAAAG AAAACCTATGCCTCCCATCGGCTTCAAGATGACGTGCCGGCAGAggtgaagcagcagaggctggaGGAGTGTATCAGCGTATTCAGAGAGGAAGCTGCGAGGGTCAACGCTGCACTTATTGGCAGCACACAGCTTGTCCTGGTGGAGGGA GAAAGTAAAAGATCTGTCAGGGACCTGTGTGGGAGAACTGATGGCAATGTGAAAGTTGTTTTCCCCAAAGAGGATGTTGCTGTTCAGCCTGCAGAATCCAACACTGCACAGGTCAATGCTGGAGACTATGTGCTGGTGAAG ATATTGTCGGCCAACTCCCAGAGCCTGAGAGGGCGGGCCCTCAGTCACAGCTCCCTGAGAAGCACGGTGAAGCACTCTGAGACTCTGCCCCGGCACCAGCTTGATGAGGGGAAAACTAGCACCCTGCCTCCTTCTCTTGAATGA